In Amycolatopsis sp. EV170708-02-1, the following are encoded in one genomic region:
- a CDS encoding carboxylesterase family protein → MTTIVRTGPIRYATAARFAPPVAVSGQAPSSGEISPQPPSRLDRVMGPPRDRLPQGEDCLNLTISTPGLDAARRPVLVWLHGGGFSSGGGLLDWYDGGALAAEGDLVVVGVNYRLGALGYLYLDGVSPGNLGLADQLEALRWVRANIAAYGGDPGNVTVAGQSAGGISIRLLMDLPEARGLFRRAILQSAPLGLATRAPDQADRLGHVFAEALGTDPRTAGITEILAAQKETALANLRLSGDPMAPAFVPVDSLDKAPFADNVRDLDVLYGWNADDMTAFPGAAGTDEVYVGPLAAFGDRLRSAGAGVSSYRLDWRPEGAEFGATHCLELPLLLGTRHAWQDSPMLGEVPWAEVDAFGTALRSVWATFARTGKLDPAPVSGRPITFAGLR, encoded by the coding sequence ATGACCACGATTGTCCGAACCGGACCGATTCGCTACGCCACGGCGGCCCGGTTCGCGCCGCCGGTCGCCGTTTCGGGGCAGGCGCCGTCGAGCGGGGAGATCAGCCCGCAGCCGCCGTCCCGGCTGGACCGCGTGATGGGCCCGCCGCGTGACCGGCTCCCGCAGGGCGAGGACTGTCTCAACCTGACGATCAGCACTCCCGGCCTGGATGCCGCGCGCAGGCCCGTGCTGGTGTGGCTGCACGGCGGCGGATTCTCCAGCGGTGGCGGGTTGCTGGACTGGTACGACGGCGGCGCGCTGGCCGCCGAGGGCGACCTCGTGGTGGTCGGCGTGAACTACCGGCTCGGCGCGCTCGGCTACCTGTACCTGGACGGCGTCAGCCCCGGCAACCTCGGGCTGGCCGACCAGCTGGAGGCGCTGCGCTGGGTGCGGGCGAACATCGCGGCTTACGGCGGGGATCCGGGCAACGTGACGGTCGCCGGGCAGTCGGCGGGCGGTATCTCCATCCGGCTGCTGATGGACCTGCCCGAGGCGCGCGGCCTGTTCCGGCGGGCGATCCTGCAGAGCGCGCCGCTCGGCCTCGCCACCCGGGCGCCGGACCAGGCGGACAGGCTCGGCCACGTGTTCGCCGAGGCGCTGGGCACCGACCCGCGCACCGCAGGGATCACGGAGATCCTCGCCGCGCAGAAGGAAACCGCGCTGGCCAACCTGCGGCTCAGCGGCGACCCGATGGCGCCCGCGTTCGTTCCGGTGGACAGCCTGGACAAGGCGCCCTTCGCGGACAACGTGCGCGACCTCGATGTGCTGTACGGCTGGAACGCCGACGACATGACCGCGTTCCCCGGCGCCGCCGGGACCGACGAGGTCTACGTCGGACCGCTGGCCGCCTTCGGCGACCGGCTGCGCTCGGCGGGAGCCGGTGTCTCGTCGTATCGCCTGGACTGGCGGCCCGAAGGCGCCGAGTTCGGTGCGACCCACTGCCTGGAACTGCCGCTGCTGCTCGGGACCCGGCACGCCTGGCAGGACAGTCCGATGCTGGGCGAGGTCCCGTGGGCCGAGGTCGACGCCTTCGGTACCGCCCTTCGCTCCGTCTGGGCGACCTTCGCCCGTACCGGGAAGCTCGACCCCGCTCCGGTCTCGGGCCGTCCGATCACGTTCGCCGGTCTTCGGTGA
- a CDS encoding amidohydrolase family protein yields the protein MTGLIDIHTHYVPNGWPDLRADAGPEAPWLRAETESEAMIMMGDKEFRRIGADCWNAETRLLDMDADGVRTQVVSPTPAFFNYGRTGEQAGRIARIFNDLALEIVAPAPDRLIPFCQVPLQDTDAACRELERCLAAGHRGVEIGNHVGDRDLDSAGVETFLQHCASLGVPVFVHPWDMDGSPRLDRWMARWLTAMPAETHLSILALVLGGVFDRIDASLKICFAHGGGSFAFWLGRMENAWHRRNDVIGTSEFPPSHYLDRFHVDSVVFDERALRLLVDTLGAERVMVGSDYPYPLGERPVGEVVRKSGFLTEAERRLITSGNAERFLSLL from the coding sequence ATGACCGGCCTGATCGACATCCACACGCATTACGTGCCGAACGGTTGGCCGGATCTGCGTGCGGACGCCGGACCGGAGGCGCCGTGGCTGCGCGCGGAAACCGAGTCCGAAGCGATGATCATGATGGGGGACAAGGAGTTCCGCCGGATCGGCGCGGACTGCTGGAACGCGGAGACCCGGCTGCTGGACATGGACGCCGACGGCGTGCGCACCCAGGTGGTCTCCCCGACGCCCGCCTTCTTCAACTACGGCCGGACCGGCGAGCAGGCGGGCCGGATCGCCCGGATCTTCAACGATCTGGCGCTGGAGATCGTCGCACCGGCGCCGGACCGGCTGATCCCGTTCTGCCAGGTTCCGTTGCAGGACACCGACGCCGCGTGCCGTGAACTGGAACGCTGCCTGGCCGCGGGGCACCGGGGAGTGGAGATCGGCAACCACGTCGGCGACCGCGATCTGGACAGCGCCGGGGTGGAGACCTTTCTGCAGCACTGCGCGTCGCTCGGGGTCCCGGTGTTCGTGCATCCGTGGGACATGGACGGTTCGCCCCGGCTGGACCGGTGGATGGCGCGATGGCTGACCGCGATGCCGGCCGAAACGCATCTGTCGATCCTGGCATTGGTGCTCGGCGGGGTCTTCGACCGGATCGACGCGAGCCTGAAGATCTGTTTCGCGCACGGCGGCGGATCGTTCGCGTTCTGGCTCGGCCGGATGGAGAACGCCTGGCATCGGCGGAACGACGTGATCGGCACTTCGGAGTTCCCACCGTCGCACTACCTCGACCGGTTCCACGTCGATTCGGTGGTCTTCGACGAGCGGGCGCTGCGGCTGCTCGTGGACACCCTCGGCGCCGAGCGGGTGATGGTCGGCAGCGACTACCCGTATCCGCTCGGCGAACGCCCGGTCGGTGAGGTGGTGCGCAAGAGCGGCTTCCTGACCGAGGCCGAGCGGCGGCTGATCACCAGCGGGAACGCCGAACGCTTCCTCTCCCTGTTGTGA
- a CDS encoding 3-hydroxyanthranilate 3,4-dioxygenase, whose translation MTGIPEVVNFQAWIAEHEHLLKPPVNNRTMALGKDFIVQIVGGPNQRTDFHVDPYEEWFYQLKGNMHVNIMTEEGQKTVRISEGDTWLLPGDIPHSPQRPEADSIGLVIERVREEGTLEKFQWYCLECASLVHEVELQVRDIVEDLPPVFTAFYGDEQARTCGNCGTLHPGKG comes from the coding sequence ATGACCGGCATTCCCGAGGTCGTCAATTTCCAGGCCTGGATCGCGGAGCACGAGCATCTGCTCAAGCCGCCGGTGAACAACCGGACCATGGCACTGGGCAAGGATTTCATCGTGCAGATCGTCGGCGGGCCGAACCAGCGCACCGACTTTCACGTCGACCCCTACGAGGAATGGTTCTACCAGCTCAAGGGGAACATGCACGTGAACATCATGACCGAAGAAGGTCAGAAGACCGTTCGCATCTCCGAAGGCGACACCTGGCTGCTGCCGGGCGACATCCCGCATTCGCCGCAGCGCCCGGAGGCGGATTCGATCGGCCTGGTCATCGAGCGCGTCCGTGAAGAGGGCACGCTGGAGAAGTTCCAGTGGTACTGCCTGGAATGCGCGTCTCTGGTGCACGAGGTGGAGCTCCAGGTGCGCGACATCGTCGAGGATCTGCCGCCGGTCTTCACCGCGTTCTACGGCGACGAGCAGGCCCGCACCTGCGGAAACTGCGGCACCTTGCACCCCGGGAAGGGCTGA
- a CDS encoding LysR substrate-binding domain-containing protein codes for MILPRLLDGRLKFRHLVLLDALARQGTVVGAAAELHVTQPVATRSLHELEEILDVRLFERGPRGVTPTVFGEAFTGHARAVLAQLEQAGRHVAELADAERGTVVVGTHLAGSNMLLPRAIAAIKTERPYLTIVVREGSPEALLVELEAGRVDLIIGRLTAPSDERIERRKLYDESVDLVVRTAHPLAGATEVALADLAEYPWILPGAETALRRELEQLFTRNDFPLPANRVETTSFLTVRQLLLETDVIAALPSLITKDDPRITRVALALEPIGHSVGLTLPAQRTLSPSVDALIRSLTEVATGMSP; via the coding sequence GTGATCTTGCCACGCCTGCTGGACGGCCGACTGAAGTTCCGCCATCTCGTCCTGCTCGACGCGCTGGCCAGGCAGGGCACCGTGGTCGGCGCCGCCGCCGAGCTGCACGTGACGCAACCGGTGGCGACCCGAAGTCTGCACGAACTCGAAGAGATCCTCGACGTGCGGTTGTTCGAACGCGGCCCGCGCGGTGTCACCCCGACCGTGTTCGGCGAGGCGTTCACCGGGCACGCCCGGGCGGTACTCGCCCAGCTCGAACAGGCCGGGCGGCACGTCGCCGAGCTGGCCGACGCGGAACGCGGCACGGTCGTGGTCGGCACGCATCTCGCCGGGTCGAACATGTTGCTGCCGCGCGCCATCGCCGCGATCAAGACCGAGCGGCCGTACCTCACCATCGTGGTCCGGGAGGGTTCTCCGGAAGCGCTGCTGGTGGAGCTGGAGGCGGGCCGGGTCGACCTCATCATCGGCAGGCTGACCGCGCCTTCGGACGAGCGGATCGAGCGGCGCAAACTGTACGACGAGTCGGTGGATCTGGTGGTGCGCACCGCGCATCCGCTGGCGGGCGCGACCGAGGTCGCGCTGGCCGACCTCGCGGAGTACCCGTGGATCCTGCCCGGCGCGGAGACCGCGCTGCGCCGCGAACTGGAACAGTTGTTCACCCGCAACGACTTCCCGCTGCCCGCGAACCGGGTGGAGACCACGTCGTTCCTCACCGTGCGGCAGCTCCTGCTGGAGACCGACGTGATCGCCGCGCTGCCGAGCCTCATCACCAAGGACGATCCGAGGATCACCAGGGTCGCGCTGGCGCTGGAACCCATCGGGCACAGCGTCGGGCTCACCCTGCCCGCCCAGCGCACGCTCAGCCCGTCGGTGGACGCGCTCATCCGCAGCCTGACCGAAGTCGCCACCGGAATGTCCCCTTAG